In one window of Poriferisphaera corsica DNA:
- a CDS encoding glycosyltransferase family 2 protein codes for MPKFSVAICSMNAADTIRQACESASFADEIIIVDSGSTDATPEIAKQYASKFVHQPWLGFTEQKKCSASLCSNDWVLILDSDEEISPKLAQQIQSLTDEQLEKLDVLNMPRRNYVMGRYVRAWDPDMQSRLIHRDRAVWPDETLHDARLPSHPSRVKNLTGHLEHKKASAADFADYFSGSRMDARLMKVAKQMYERGKRAKFTDFLFRPSLAFIKFFILKRGFLDGTFGFIIAQKAASSVQLKYAALWAYQQQQRNQ; via the coding sequence ATGCCCAAGTTTTCCGTCGCTATCTGCTCTATGAACGCCGCCGACACCATCCGTCAGGCTTGCGAATCCGCCTCATTTGCCGATGAGATCATCATCGTCGACTCTGGCTCCACCGATGCCACGCCTGAAATCGCAAAGCAATACGCTTCCAAATTTGTCCACCAGCCCTGGCTTGGCTTCACTGAACAGAAAAAATGTTCTGCTTCACTCTGCTCCAATGACTGGGTTTTGATCCTCGACTCGGATGAAGAAATCTCCCCGAAGTTAGCTCAGCAAATCCAATCACTCACCGATGAGCAACTCGAAAAACTCGACGTCCTCAATATGCCTCGCCGTAATTACGTCATGGGCCGATATGTCCGGGCTTGGGATCCTGACATGCAGTCTCGCCTGATCCATCGCGATCGGGCTGTTTGGCCCGATGAGACCCTGCATGATGCCCGTCTTCCCTCCCATCCCTCAAGAGTTAAAAACCTGACGGGCCATCTTGAGCACAAAAAAGCTTCTGCTGCCGATTTTGCGGACTACTTCTCAGGCAGCCGTATGGATGCTCGACTCATGAAAGTCGCAAAACAGATGTATGAACGCGGCAAAAGGGCGAAATTCACTGATTTCCTCTTCCGCCCCTCATTAGCTTTCATCAAGTTCTTTATCCTCAAGCGAGGTTTCCTCGACGGCACCTTCGGCTTCATCATTGCCCAAAAGGCAGCTTCCTCGGTTCAACTCAAATATGCCGCTCTCTGGGCCTACCAACAGCAGCAACGCAACCAATAA
- the argF gene encoding ornithine carbamoyltransferase: MKHCITIADFTPEQINHILDVAIALRDQRASGRGNDPILKGQTLAMLFEKPSLRTRVSFEQAMYELGGNAIVLSNSEVGLGKRESVADVTRVLAGMVDGVAARVFEHTKLTEMADNTSMPIINMLSDYSHPCQALADIMTLIDEFGRDLAGRTLTYIGDGNNVALSLASICSKLGINFSIATPVGYELPQTEVDAILAHNPAFKFKASTSPADVVKDTDAIYTDTWVSMGQEEEKAQRLKEFDGFQINDELLAQAPDHAIVLHCLPAYRGIEITDSVMDGPRSRVFPEAHNRLHAQKGVLAVLMGNQ; this comes from the coding sequence ATGAAACATTGCATCACCATCGCAGACTTCACCCCAGAACAGATCAACCACATCCTTGATGTGGCCATCGCCCTACGCGATCAACGCGCTTCTGGCCGTGGTAATGATCCCATCCTCAAAGGCCAAACACTCGCGATGCTCTTCGAAAAACCCTCGCTCCGCACACGCGTTAGTTTCGAGCAAGCCATGTACGAGCTTGGCGGCAACGCGATCGTTCTATCTAACAGTGAGGTAGGCCTCGGCAAACGCGAGTCCGTCGCTGACGTTACCCGTGTCCTCGCCGGCATGGTCGATGGTGTCGCCGCGCGTGTTTTCGAACACACCAAACTCACCGAGATGGCCGACAACACCTCAATGCCCATCATCAACATGCTCAGCGACTACTCCCATCCATGCCAGGCACTAGCCGACATCATGACCCTCATCGACGAGTTCGGCCGCGACCTCGCCGGACGCACACTCACCTACATCGGCGATGGTAACAACGTTGCCCTCTCTCTCGCTTCAATCTGCTCAAAACTCGGCATCAATTTCTCCATCGCTACCCCAGTCGGCTACGAACTCCCGCAAACCGAAGTTGACGCGATCCTGGCCCACAACCCCGCCTTCAAATTTAAAGCCTCAACCTCTCCCGCCGACGTCGTTAAAGATACCGACGCCATCTATACCGACACATGGGTTTCCATGGGACAGGAAGAAGAAAAAGCTCAGCGTCTCAAAGAATTTGATGGTTTCCAGATCAACGACGAGCTACTTGCGCAAGCCCCCGATCACGCCATCGTCCTCCACTGTCTTCCCGCCTATCGCGGCATCGAAATTACCGACTCCGTCATGGATGGCCCGCGCTCTCGCGTCTTCCCAGAAGCGCATAACCGTCTGCACGCACAAAAAGGTGTCCTTGCCGTGCTCATGGGCAACCAGTAA
- a CDS encoding FecCD family ABC transporter permease encodes MTTQTTQPQSNQPLQDAPAIAATPATRTWIVLSLLTLMLALTAFLRLYVGSSSIGFPPDTSTPQAQQLADYIMQTRLTRLYIGLIIGAALAVSGVALQALLRNPLAEPYILGLSTGAGLGLFLTLFLVNYTTLIATTPLLQELSGALVNSLGALAGASASMLIVYLASRRRGIIDPLGLLLTGVVLSTINGALIMLANYINGPAGLRADIAQWMMGNINSAVTTPLLLTAATVTILGFLLLLLYARHMDIATLSDIEAQSLGVNLRILRIILFFVSSVLAACAVTLAGPIAFVGLICPHIVRMLLGPKHLTLLIGSAITGAALIVAADTFSAYLKIQVEISFGYNMGLLPIGIFTALLGGPVFLYILHPKLGRTDA; translated from the coding sequence ATGACTACCCAAACCACACAACCTCAATCTAATCAGCCGCTGCAAGATGCTCCCGCCATCGCAGCCACACCCGCGACGCGCACATGGATCGTCCTCAGCCTGCTCACGCTCATGCTCGCACTGACCGCTTTCCTCCGCCTCTACGTCGGCTCCTCATCCATCGGTTTTCCTCCCGATACCTCGACCCCTCAAGCCCAGCAACTCGCTGACTACATCATGCAAACCCGCCTCACCCGCCTCTACATCGGCCTCATTATCGGCGCCGCGCTCGCCGTCTCAGGTGTCGCCCTCCAGGCCCTCCTTCGCAACCCGCTTGCCGAGCCCTACATCCTCGGCCTATCCACCGGCGCAGGTCTCGGCCTCTTCCTCACACTCTTCCTCGTTAACTACACAACACTCATCGCAACCACACCCTTACTCCAGGAACTCTCCGGCGCTCTCGTCAACTCACTCGGTGCTCTCGCCGGCGCCTCCGCCTCGATGCTCATCGTCTACCTCGCCTCACGCCGCCGCGGCATCATCGACCCGCTCGGCCTCCTCCTCACAGGCGTCGTCCTCTCGACCATTAACGGCGCACTCATCATGCTCGCCAACTACATCAACGGCCCCGCAGGCCTTCGCGCCGATATCGCCCAATGGATGATGGGCAACATCAACTCAGCTGTCACCACCCCACTCCTGCTCACTGCCGCCACCGTCACCATCCTCGGCTTCCTTCTCCTCCTCCTCTACGCCCGTCACATGGACATCGCCACACTCTCCGACATCGAAGCCCAATCCCTCGGCGTCAACCTCCGCATACTCCGCATCATCCTCTTCTTTGTCTCCTCCGTCCTCGCCGCATGCGCCGTCACCCTTGCCGGTCCCATCGCCTTTGTCGGTCTCATCTGCCCACACATCGTCCGCATGCTTCTCGGCCCCAAACACCTCACCCTCCTCATCGGCTCCGCCATCACCGGCGCAGCCCTCATCGTTGCCGCCGACACCTTCAGTGCATACCTGAAAATACAGGTCGAAATCTCCTTCGGCTACAACATGGGCCTCCTCCCCATCGGTATCTTCACCGCCCTCCTCGGCGGCCCCGTCTTCCTCTACATCCTCCACCCCAAACTCGGCCGCACCGACGCCTAA
- a CDS encoding VOC family protein — MKNYAQVYVKNSFEAAAIYCEAFGAEITFEVKNDDKTAYAHCELSIDGEGFLALSEAANPCDINIVHKMKWETMTFNVFEMGSEESVYNAFNVLSNGGVVINPIQKVPWSKCCATVIDKFGVCWWIAI, encoded by the coding sequence ATGAAAAACTATGCTCAAGTTTATGTGAAAAACAGTTTTGAAGCGGCAGCAATATATTGCGAAGCTTTTGGTGCAGAAATTACATTTGAAGTGAAAAATGATGACAAGACTGCTTATGCGCACTGTGAATTGTCTATAGACGGCGAAGGATTTTTAGCATTAAGTGAAGCAGCGAATCCTTGTGATATTAACATAGTTCATAAAATGAAATGGGAAACAATGACGTTTAATGTTTTTGAAATGGGAAGCGAAGAATCTGTTTATAACGCCTTTAACGTTTTAAGTAATGGTGGTGTCGTTATTAATCCCATTCAGAAAGTGCCATGGAGCAAATGCTGCGCGACTGTTATTGATAAGTTCGGAGTGTGTTGGTGGATTGCAATTTGA
- a CDS encoding LON peptidase substrate-binding domain-containing protein, producing MPERAIDFSKPIPLFPLGSCVLLPHTTVPLTIFEPRYRVMVEDALGSDRIISMGIYSSDSQPDDHSIRECVCVGYIAKYEMLAGGRYHILLQGICRAKIIEEVIHTPYRKVTVQPTTGDQIMEIDLQEERARIERLLHDSRLMGLSSIGAVNHWLSSEIPTDTLIDQTTLMTCSDNEIRYSMLRERDVYQRAAWLTEYLQKTRHLIEIAEKYGLPRSDDGYCLN from the coding sequence ATGCCAGAGCGAGCAATCGATTTCAGTAAGCCAATTCCATTATTTCCACTGGGCAGTTGTGTGCTGCTTCCACATACAACCGTGCCATTAACTATTTTTGAACCCCGATACCGCGTGATGGTTGAGGATGCACTTGGTAGCGATCGTATCATTTCGATGGGAATCTATTCGAGCGATAGCCAACCGGACGATCATTCAATTCGTGAATGTGTTTGCGTGGGTTATATTGCCAAATACGAGATGCTCGCTGGGGGTAGATATCACATATTGCTACAAGGTATATGTCGAGCGAAAATCATTGAAGAAGTGATACACACGCCCTACCGAAAGGTTACCGTGCAGCCGACGACCGGTGATCAAATTATGGAAATTGACCTACAGGAAGAGAGAGCACGGATTGAACGATTGCTTCACGATTCCAGATTGATGGGCCTATCAAGTATTGGCGCGGTCAATCACTGGCTTAGTAGCGAAATTCCAACAGATACGCTTATAGACCAGACCACATTAATGACATGCAGTGATAACGAGATAAGATACAGCATGCTGCGTGAGCGTGATGTATATCAACGCGCGGCATGGCTAACAGAATACCTGCAAAAAACTCGCCATTTAATTGAAATTGCTGAGAAGTACGGCTTACCCAGATCAGATGATGGGTATTGCCTGAACTAG
- a CDS encoding DUF2089 family protein: MKVKIEDIPAWVRGLGDEDLQFVKKLVLASGSLKEMAKAYGVTYPTLRIRLNRLIEKVRVLDDPKPRDAFHEKLQGYVSEGKLDLKMAKLLLKDHKRAVQEIKE, from the coding sequence ATGAAGGTCAAAATTGAAGACATACCGGCATGGGTGAGGGGGTTAGGTGATGAAGATTTACAGTTTGTGAAGAAGTTGGTTTTGGCATCGGGTTCGCTAAAGGAGATGGCGAAAGCGTATGGGGTGACCTATCCGACGCTTAGGATTCGTTTGAATCGGTTGATTGAGAAGGTCAGGGTTTTGGATGACCCGAAGCCACGTGATGCTTTTCATGAGAAGTTGCAGGGGTATGTGTCGGAGGGAAAATTAGATTTGAAGATGGCGAAGTTGTTGTTGAAGGATCATAAGCGTGCAGTGCAAGAAATAAAGGAATAG
- the argB gene encoding acetylglutamate kinase, with protein sequence MADFINQEAITKAAALVEAQRYIQQFAGKTVVVKVGGSIMDQPDDLRAVINDICFMASVGMRPIIVHGGGKGITAAMQKAGLEAHFVQGRRYTDERTLAIAEHVLTQDINTEIQTMISDRGLQPMGLHSLSSCAIIAKRLFLDGEGDRKIDIGFVGEVEWVNGELLNALTLSGVIPVIAPIARDKAGGKLNVNADSIAGHVAAATKAEKLVLISDTHGIRTSADADDLARHLTKPQIENLIDTGIITAGMLPKVESSFIALVGGVKKAHIVDGRIQHAALLEVYTDTGIGTEIVL encoded by the coding sequence ATGGCCGACTTCATCAATCAGGAAGCAATCACAAAAGCCGCTGCACTCGTCGAAGCACAGCGCTACATTCAGCAATTTGCCGGCAAAACCGTTGTCGTCAAAGTCGGTGGCTCCATCATGGATCAGCCTGACGATCTCCGCGCCGTCATCAACGACATCTGCTTCATGGCCTCCGTCGGCATGCGCCCCATCATCGTCCACGGCGGCGGCAAAGGTATCACCGCAGCCATGCAGAAAGCCGGGCTCGAAGCGCACTTCGTCCAAGGTCGGCGTTACACCGACGAACGCACCCTCGCCATCGCCGAACACGTCCTCACTCAAGATATCAATACCGAGATTCAAACCATGATCTCGGATCGTGGACTCCAGCCCATGGGCCTCCACTCACTCTCATCCTGCGCCATCATCGCAAAACGCCTTTTCCTTGATGGTGAAGGTGACCGCAAAATCGACATCGGCTTCGTTGGCGAAGTCGAATGGGTCAACGGCGAACTTCTCAACGCGCTCACCCTCTCTGGCGTCATTCCTGTAATCGCCCCGATCGCCCGTGATAAAGCCGGCGGCAAACTCAACGTCAACGCCGATTCCATCGCCGGCCACGTAGCCGCTGCAACCAAAGCCGAAAAACTCGTACTCATCTCCGATACCCACGGCATCCGAACGTCCGCTGACGCCGATGACCTCGCTCGCCACCTCACAAAACCACAAATCGAAAACCTTATCGACACCGGTATCATCACCGCAGGGATGCTCCCCAAAGTCGAATCTTCTTTCATCGCACTCGTTGGCGGTGTTAAAAAAGCACACATCGTCGACGGCCGCATCCAGCACGCAGCCCTCCTCGAAGTCTATACCGACACCGGCATCGGAACCGAAATCGTACTCTAA
- a CDS encoding ABC transporter substrate-binding protein, protein MTNTPQKFLPLLLTLTLTFLLSACGEQSAPAQPANRNAPQSTNAAPAPDTNPASNYRIVTLAPTLTEIAFNLGFTDQVVGVGQYDMIASPDTPVLGTFYQIDTEKLLSLKPTHIFMLTGKDGPPADLTKLADQGLFKLFAYSYPETIDDALQLLDSDGTALTNIDTPQNSFTGPDAPGLGQALNKTQLASELKSELYTRLNKIMQLTKNLDKPNTLMIFALAEPVMASGSGSVNDQLLGIAGGTNAAANAAISAPTFDRESLIALAPDAILALLPDVNPQVENDPRLASLTSLPIPAAKNKQIFILNSPTILIPGLTMHQTAASFAQSIHPNLKDQLAPIAQTPLTQPLPESEPANQN, encoded by the coding sequence ATGACAAACACCCCCCAGAAGTTTCTGCCGCTCCTCTTGACCCTCACGCTCACCTTTCTTCTCTCTGCATGTGGCGAACAATCAGCACCAGCACAACCCGCAAATCGCAACGCACCACAAAGCACCAACGCTGCTCCCGCACCAGACACGAACCCCGCGTCTAATTATCGAATAGTGACCCTCGCACCCACCCTCACCGAGATCGCCTTTAACCTCGGCTTCACCGATCAAGTCGTGGGTGTCGGCCAGTATGATATGATCGCCTCACCCGACACACCCGTACTCGGCACGTTCTATCAGATCGACACCGAAAAACTTCTTTCACTCAAACCCACCCATATCTTCATGCTTACCGGCAAAGACGGCCCTCCCGCCGACCTCACTAAACTTGCCGATCAAGGTCTCTTCAAACTCTTCGCATACAGTTACCCTGAAACCATTGACGATGCGCTTCAGCTTCTCGACTCTGATGGAACCGCACTCACCAATATCGATACACCGCAAAACTCGTTTACCGGCCCAGATGCTCCCGGCCTCGGCCAAGCACTCAATAAAACGCAACTTGCTTCCGAACTCAAATCCGAACTCTACACACGCCTCAATAAAATCATGCAGCTCACCAAAAACCTCGACAAGCCAAATACCCTCATGATCTTCGCACTCGCCGAACCCGTCATGGCCTCCGGCTCCGGTTCTGTCAACGATCAATTGCTCGGCATCGCCGGTGGTACAAACGCCGCCGCCAACGCCGCCATCTCCGCACCTACCTTCGATCGCGAATCGCTCATCGCACTCGCCCCCGATGCTATCCTCGCTCTCCTCCCCGACGTCAACCCGCAAGTCGAAAACGATCCCCGCCTCGCCTCACTCACCTCACTCCCCATTCCCGCCGCAAAAAACAAACAAATCTTCATCCTCAACTCACCAACCATCCTCATCCCCGGCCTCACCATGCATCAAACTGCCGCCAGTTTCGCGCAATCAATCCACCCCAATCTCAAAGATCAACTCGCACCCATCGCCCAAACCCCTCTCACGCAACCACTCCCAGAATCCGAACCCGCAAACCAAAACTGA
- a CDS encoding LysM peptidoglycan-binding domain-containing protein, whose amino-acid sequence MYKISVKVFGTPKYFKEIAKANPTVDPKRIKPGMKLNLPDINKLKAAEATRAKSNVTSRSRSSSSNATTGSKVKVHTIKAGETLSSISNKYFGTPNRWREIFNANKKALNDDPDAIQPGMKLVVPNK is encoded by the coding sequence ATGTATAAGATTAGCGTGAAGGTTTTTGGAACACCTAAGTACTTCAAAGAAATTGCGAAGGCGAATCCAACAGTAGATCCTAAGCGGATCAAGCCGGGCATGAAGCTGAATTTACCTGACATTAATAAGCTTAAAGCAGCTGAGGCAACGCGTGCAAAATCGAACGTGACATCACGCAGCCGTAGCTCCTCAAGCAATGCGACAACAGGCAGCAAGGTGAAGGTTCATACAATCAAAGCGGGTGAAACGCTTTCAAGTATCTCGAATAAGTATTTCGGAACGCCTAACCGTTGGCGTGAAATCTTCAATGCAAACAAAAAAGCGTTGAATGACGATCCAGACGCAATCCAACCGGGTATGAAGCTAGTCGTACCAAATAAGTAG
- the rpiB gene encoding ribose 5-phosphate isomerase B: protein MIIAVGSDHRGADVLSKLVLELQARGCKVLEVGACEGKICDYPDMAYPVSKAVSTGEADRGILICGSGIGMSIAANKVKGVRAALVHDEIGAEMSRRHNDANVLCLAADLLGVSVIDRVIKIWLETEFEAGRHARRVEKISAIENDTFEEFACDQTTA from the coding sequence ATGATTATTGCAGTAGGTAGTGACCACCGCGGCGCCGATGTCCTTTCAAAGCTCGTCCTCGAGCTTCAGGCACGTGGCTGCAAAGTTCTCGAAGTCGGAGCCTGTGAAGGCAAAATCTGTGATTACCCCGATATGGCCTACCCAGTCTCAAAAGCCGTCTCCACCGGCGAAGCTGATCGCGGCATCCTTATCTGCGGTTCAGGCATCGGCATGTCCATTGCCGCCAACAAAGTCAAAGGCGTCCGTGCCGCCCTCGTCCACGACGAAATCGGCGCAGAAATGTCACGTCGTCACAACGATGCCAACGTTCTCTGTCTCGCCGCCGACCTCCTCGGCGTCAGCGTCATCGATCGTGTTATCAAGATTTGGCTCGAAACCGAATTTGAAGCCGGCCGTCACGCCCGCCGTGTTGAAAAGATCTCAGCCATCGAAAACGACACGTTCGAAGAATTCGCTTGCGATCAAACGACCGCCTGA
- a CDS encoding ATP-binding protein, translating to MGDVSQNTITIPSRLSEVAKVQSAIVGAAREQGYSKEVIFAVQLSLDEAVTNAIRHGNKLDESKSVSVNYVITPCKITITICDEGDGFDPHHIPDPTLDENLTCPSGRGVMLIQAYMTSVSYNDKGNCLTLVKEKDCALPQ from the coding sequence ATGGGTGATGTTTCTCAAAATACCATAACCATCCCGTCACGCCTCTCCGAAGTCGCCAAAGTTCAATCTGCGATTGTCGGTGCCGCGCGTGAACAGGGATACTCAAAAGAAGTGATCTTTGCAGTACAGCTTTCGCTCGACGAAGCTGTCACCAATGCAATACGTCATGGCAACAAACTCGACGAATCCAAATCCGTCTCTGTTAACTATGTCATCACGCCCTGTAAAATCACCATCACCATCTGCGATGAAGGTGACGGCTTCGACCCTCACCATATCCCCGACCCAACCCTCGACGAAAACCTTACATGCCCCTCAGGCCGAGGTGTCATGCTCATCCAAGCCTACATGACCTCCGTCTCATACAACGATAAGGGCAACTGCCTCACACTTGTTAAAGAAAAAGACTGTGCTTTGCCTCAGTAA
- a CDS encoding STAS domain-containing protein: MTAKESRLVVREEDEIVKVSFLDRNILEEAYIQQIGDEISSLIDGSTNPKILLNFANVEHLSSAALGTLITINNKVRQKGGQLRLSNIDPQIYEVFVITKLNKLFQIHEEADAALASFQ, encoded by the coding sequence ATGACCGCGAAGGAATCCCGTTTGGTAGTCAGGGAAGAAGACGAAATCGTCAAGGTTTCATTCCTCGACCGTAATATCCTTGAAGAAGCATACATTCAGCAGATCGGAGACGAGATCTCCTCGCTGATCGATGGGTCCACTAATCCCAAGATCCTGCTCAATTTTGCTAACGTTGAGCATCTCTCTTCTGCAGCCCTAGGCACACTTATTACGATTAATAATAAAGTGAGGCAGAAAGGCGGCCAGCTGCGCCTCTCAAACATCGACCCTCAGATCTATGAGGTCTTTGTCATCACCAAACTCAACAAGCTCTTCCAAATACACGAAGAAGCCGATGCAGCGCTCGCCAGCTTTCAGTAA
- the pyrF gene encoding orotidine-5'-phosphate decarboxylase codes for MVTHFADKFYEAAAAKGAPVCVGIDPVFSKMPKKLTGGADVPDDDQHAAEVFEKYTVALLEAVAPYTPIVKPQLACFERYHAAGFVAYHNIVQAAQGLGIMVLADGKRGDIGISSDHYANGLLGSPDGADALTVNPYLGMDGVEPFVKLAAAEGKGIFALVRTSNPGSDGIQSHELADGRTVAQMVADEVFRFGRGDKAYIGDCGYSLLGAVVGATKSSDAKDLRERMSEQIFLVPGFGAQGGTADDVRACFNENGTGAIITASRSVIYAYMNGDGSQQDDWKSAIAAGAKDLNEQIAAILK; via the coding sequence ATGGTAACTCATTTTGCAGACAAATTTTACGAAGCGGCGGCGGCGAAGGGTGCGCCGGTTTGTGTCGGGATTGACCCTGTTTTCTCAAAGATGCCAAAAAAGCTGACCGGCGGTGCGGACGTGCCGGACGACGATCAGCATGCAGCGGAAGTGTTTGAAAAATATACAGTTGCGCTTCTTGAAGCGGTCGCGCCGTATACACCCATCGTGAAGCCACAACTTGCCTGCTTTGAACGTTATCACGCGGCCGGTTTTGTGGCGTATCACAACATTGTCCAAGCCGCGCAAGGTCTTGGTATCATGGTACTTGCGGACGGCAAGCGTGGTGATATCGGCATCTCATCCGATCATTATGCGAATGGATTATTGGGTTCGCCGGACGGTGCGGACGCGTTGACGGTCAATCCGTACCTCGGTATGGATGGAGTCGAACCGTTCGTAAAGCTTGCAGCAGCAGAGGGTAAAGGGATATTTGCTCTGGTCAGAACGTCGAATCCCGGCAGTGATGGGATCCAATCACATGAATTGGCAGATGGGCGAACAGTTGCGCAAATGGTTGCAGATGAAGTATTTAGGTTCGGGCGAGGTGACAAAGCATACATTGGGGACTGTGGTTATTCACTTTTAGGGGCGGTTGTCGGGGCTACTAAGTCCAGTGATGCTAAGGATTTGCGAGAGCGTATGTCGGAGCAGATTTTCCTTGTGCCGGGCTTTGGAGCGCAGGGCGGGACGGCGGATGATGTGCGTGCATGTTTTAATGAGAACGGCACAGGTGCGATCATAACCGCTTCCAGGTCTGTAATTTATGCTTACATGAACGGCGATGGATCGCAACAGGATGACTGGAAATCGGCGATTGCTGCAGGTGCCAAAGACTTAAACGAGCAGATCGCGGCTATTCTGAAATAA
- a CDS encoding serine O-acetyltransferase, whose protein sequence is MSDLEKPQRDKKQFLEDLVRDLVASYQSESSMQHLDSIFLPNRQKTIEIIERLRKLVFPGFFDEQRITSENVSYHVGELLVQTHDLLYEQVHQAMCYGQNERGETDNECDQCCDVAMEATEAFMRKLPELREILADDVRATFDGDPASASTDENIFCYPGIDAIFTYRMAHELYKLNVPLLPRIMTEYAHNETGIDIHPGATIGRRFCIDHGTGIVIGETCDIGNNVKIYQGVTLGALSTKGGQDWKGMKRHPKIEDNVTIYGGAIILGGSTTIGESTTIGGAVFITQSIPSNTTVSMDNLDLKIKPKRERKNK, encoded by the coding sequence ATGAGCGATTTAGAGAAACCACAACGTGACAAGAAGCAGTTCCTAGAAGATCTAGTGCGTGATTTGGTTGCAAGCTATCAGAGCGAATCAAGCATGCAGCATCTGGATTCTATTTTTCTACCTAATCGCCAGAAAACGATTGAGATTATTGAGCGATTGAGAAAGCTGGTGTTTCCAGGTTTTTTTGATGAACAGCGTATTACAAGCGAGAACGTAAGCTATCACGTGGGGGAGCTTTTGGTGCAGACTCATGACTTGCTATACGAGCAGGTGCATCAGGCGATGTGCTATGGGCAAAATGAGCGAGGCGAAACAGACAATGAGTGCGACCAATGCTGCGATGTGGCTATGGAAGCCACGGAAGCATTTATGCGAAAACTTCCTGAGCTTCGTGAAATTCTTGCTGATGACGTCCGGGCAACATTTGATGGTGACCCGGCATCAGCATCGACAGATGAGAATATCTTCTGCTACCCCGGTATTGATGCGATTTTCACCTATCGCATGGCTCATGAACTATACAAACTTAATGTCCCTCTGCTACCTCGGATCATGACGGAGTATGCGCATAACGAAACGGGAATTGACATCCATCCCGGCGCCACAATTGGCCGACGATTCTGCATTGACCATGGCACTGGAATTGTGATTGGCGAGACTTGCGATATTGGTAATAACGTCAAGATTTATCAAGGCGTAACTTTGGGCGCGTTATCTACAAAGGGAGGACAGGATTGGAAAGGCATGAAACGGCATCCAAAAATTGAAGATAACGTCACAATTTATGGTGGTGCCATTATTTTGGGTGGATCAACGACGATTGGTGAAAGCACAACGATTGGCGGCGCAGTGTTCATTACACAGTCAATCCCAAGCAATACAACGGTCTCGATGGATAATTTGGATCTAAAAATAAAACCGAAACGTGAGCGAAAGAATAAATAG
- a CDS encoding low molecular weight protein arginine phosphatase encodes MADTKTILMVCTGNTCRSPMAEGFAKHLIAQHLGITSDDLPARGYDIRSAGSFAYDGAPVSPESVQALQTHNIDIAAHTSSALTPDLIDKADLIYCMTDSHRQAVLSIAPQAAHKTHRLIPDQNVSDPIGMGLTAYLKTADMILAGLKNRLSEML; translated from the coding sequence TTGGCTGACACAAAAACCATCCTCATGGTCTGCACCGGCAATACCTGCCGCTCTCCCATGGCCGAAGGTTTCGCCAAGCACCTCATCGCTCAACACCTCGGCATCACCTCAGATGACCTTCCCGCTCGCGGCTACGACATCCGCTCCGCAGGCTCTTTCGCCTACGATGGCGCACCCGTATCCCCCGAATCCGTTCAGGCACTCCAAACCCACAACATCGACATCGCCGCCCACACCTCCTCAGCCCTCACCCCAGATCTCATCGACAAAGCCGATCTGATCTATTGCATGACCGATTCTCATCGTCAGGCAGTCCTCTCAATCGCCCCCCAAGCTGCCCATAAAACGCACCGCCTCATCCCTGATCAAAACGTCAGCGACCCCATTGGCATGGGCCTTACCGCTTATCTCAAAACCGCAGACATGATCCTTGCAGGCCTCAAAAACCGTCTGAGTGAAATGCTCTGA